One genomic segment of Thermodesulfobacterium sp. TA1 includes these proteins:
- a CDS encoding XTP/dITP diphosphatase has translation MSKKLTLIIATSNLGKVKEITEALKDLKEEIGLEIESLKDFPEIPPPEETGKTFLENAMLKAKYYAEKTGCLCLADDSGLEVDALKGAPGVYSSRYAGEGATDEKNNQKLLQELAEAPFEKRTARFKCVMVLYHPTGKYLVSEGVWEGRIGFEPKGSFGFGYDPLFLVPEYNYQKTAAELPLEEKNRLSHRGKALQNLKKEILPFLKQFTQC, from the coding sequence ATGAGTAAAAAACTGACTTTGATTATCGCTACCTCTAACTTAGGTAAAGTTAAAGAAATCACCGAAGCCCTTAAAGACCTTAAAGAAGAAATAGGTTTAGAAATAGAAAGCCTTAAGGATTTTCCAGAGATTCCTCCTCCTGAAGAAACAGGTAAAACTTTTTTAGAAAACGCCATGCTTAAGGCTAAGTATTATGCCGAGAAAACAGGTTGCTTGTGTCTGGCTGATGATTCCGGGCTTGAGGTAGATGCATTAAAAGGTGCACCTGGGGTATACTCTTCTCGTTATGCCGGGGAAGGGGCAACCGATGAAAAAAACAACCAGAAACTTTTACAAGAATTAGCAGAGGCTCCTTTTGAAAAAAGAACTGCAAGGTTTAAATGCGTCATGGTTCTTTATCATCCTACCGGAAAATATTTAGTTTCAGAAGGGGTTTGGGAGGGGAGGATAGGTTTTGAGCCCAAAGGCTCTTTTGGTTTTGGATATGACCCTCTTTTTTTAGTTCCAGAATATAACTATCAAAAAACCGCAGCAGAACTACCTTTAGAAGAAAAAAACCGTCTAAGTCATAGAGGAAAAGCACTACAAAACCTAAAAAAAGAAATTTTACCCTTTTTAAAACAATTTACGCAATGTTAA
- the rph gene encoding ribonuclease PH, producing the protein MRYDGRAFDQLREVRFTVDFLKNPLSSVLVEFGNTKVLCTVSLEEKVPSFLKGTGTGWITAEYAFIPGATHERTPRETMGRKGRSMEIQRLIGRVLRGVVDLSKLGERTLWIDCEVLNADGGTRTASVTGAFLALNLAVKRLLEKGVLSTSPVLEFLAGVSVGKIGENFLLDLDYQEDILAEVDANFFMTESGKIVEIQVSAEKSLFTWEELEQMKNLAFKGIKELINKQKEVLKV; encoded by the coding sequence ATGAGGTATGACGGGAGGGCTTTTGACCAGCTTAGAGAAGTAAGGTTTACAGTAGATTTTTTGAAAAATCCCTTAAGCTCGGTGTTAGTAGAATTTGGAAATACCAAAGTGCTTTGTACGGTAAGCTTAGAGGAAAAAGTCCCTTCTTTTCTTAAAGGTACAGGAACCGGTTGGATTACAGCAGAATATGCCTTTATACCTGGGGCTACCCATGAGAGAACCCCAAGGGAAACCATGGGAAGAAAAGGTAGGTCTATGGAAATACAACGTCTTATAGGAAGGGTATTAAGAGGGGTCGTAGACCTTTCTAAGTTAGGAGAAAGGACGTTATGGATAGACTGTGAGGTCTTAAACGCAGACGGAGGGACCAGGACCGCCTCAGTTACCGGAGCTTTTTTAGCTTTAAATCTTGCTGTGAAAAGACTTCTTGAAAAAGGAGTTTTATCTACTTCCCCAGTATTAGAATTTTTAGCAGGTGTTAGTGTAGGTAAAATAGGAGAAAATTTTTTATTAGACCTTGATTATCAAGAAGATATACTTGCAGAGGTAGACGCTAATTTTTTTATGACTGAATCTGGAAAAATAGTAGAAATTCAAGTAAGCGCAGAAAAAAGTCTTTTTACCTGGGAGGAATTAGAACAGATGAAAAACTTGGCTTTTAAAGGTATAAAAGAACTTATAAACAAACAAAAAGAGGTGTTAAAGGTATGA
- a CDS encoding radical SAM protein, producing MKILIEKEAFPYLLTQEIIAKYPYEIISSYEEFHWEAGAFPASVISLGKKYLFLMRFRGRFFRNCPGTKNYLCCGYKIFHFAEGCLFDCTYCILQVYLNRPGIKLWANLIEEGFPELETVLDNAKREGRVLRIGTGEFADSMVLEPFGGVSEKLINFWEEKDPWAVLELKTKAFIKETYFKKFKPNPKIIFAWSVNTPFIIQSEEIGTPSLDQRLESAKLAVAHGFTVAFHFDPIIFYENAEIEYPKVLERILNEIPWEKIAWISLGTLRYPKELKYIAEERFPKTKIYSYEFIEGLDMKKRYFIDLRKRLYQNLAKLIKETEDKIAFYFCMESERVWKEVLGKPFENPEQVVQLLDKVAYRLCQG from the coding sequence ATGAAAATTTTAATAGAAAAAGAGGCTTTTCCTTATCTTCTAACCCAAGAGATAATCGCTAAATATCCCTATGAAATTATTTCATCTTACGAAGAATTTCATTGGGAGGCAGGAGCCTTTCCAGCATCTGTTATTTCCTTAGGCAAAAAATATCTATTTTTGATGAGGTTCAGAGGTAGGTTTTTTAGGAATTGCCCTGGAACTAAAAACTATCTTTGTTGTGGTTATAAAATCTTTCATTTTGCAGAAGGCTGTTTGTTTGACTGCACCTATTGTATCCTTCAGGTTTATTTAAATCGTCCAGGTATAAAACTTTGGGCTAATTTAATAGAAGAAGGATTTCCTGAACTGGAGACAGTTTTAGATAATGCTAAAAGAGAGGGTAGGGTATTAAGAATAGGAACAGGCGAGTTTGCAGATAGTATGGTGTTAGAACCTTTCGGAGGTGTTTCTGAAAAGCTGATAAATTTTTGGGAAGAAAAAGACCCTTGGGCTGTGCTTGAACTAAAAACCAAGGCTTTTATCAAAGAAACCTACTTTAAAAAATTTAAACCAAATCCTAAGATTATATTTGCTTGGTCTGTTAATACGCCTTTTATCATACAATCAGAAGAAATAGGAACCCCATCTTTAGACCAAAGACTTGAAAGCGCGAAGCTTGCAGTAGCCCATGGGTTTACCGTAGCCTTCCATTTTGACCCTATCATCTTCTATGAAAACGCTGAAATCGAATATCCTAAGGTGTTAGAAAGGATTTTAAACGAAATACCTTGGGAAAAAATCGCTTGGATAAGCTTAGGAACCTTAAGATACCCCAAAGAATTAAAATATATTGCTGAAGAAAGGTTTCCAAAAACCAAGATTTATAGTTATGAATTTATCGAAGGGCTGGATATGAAAAAACGCTACTTTATAGACCTTAGAAAAAGGCTTTATCAAAACCTTGCTAAACTTATAAAAGAAACTGAAGACAAAATAGCCTTTTACTTTTGTATGGAAAGCGAACGGGTTTGGAAAGAGGTTTTAGGAAAACCTTTTGAAAATCCTGAACAGGTTGTTCAGCTTCTTGATAAAGTGGCTTATAGACTGTGTCAAGGATAA
- a CDS encoding aspartate-semialdehyde dehydrogenase: MKEYTVAVVGATGAVGRMMISVLEERNFPVKEIRFFASSKSKGLRLPFKGEEIPVEVLEETKSFKGIDIALFSAGAQRSLDFAPLFARDGAVVIDNSSAWRMDPEVPLVVPEVNPHAVAQYKNKGIIANPNCSTIQMVVALKPLHDYGKIKRIVVSTYQSVSGAGQKAIAELEAQVKAWCSGEPMPEPKHLPQFIAFNCIPQIDVFLPNRYTKEEMKMVEETKKIMEDESIRVTATTVRVPVFYGHAESVNIETEKKINVEKAIELLEKAPGVLVFDNPEKKVYPLQIEVAGRDEVFVGRIREDFSVENGLNLWIVADNLRKGAATNAVQIAELLIKHYL, from the coding sequence ATGAAAGAATATACAGTAGCCGTGGTTGGTGCAACCGGTGCCGTAGGAAGGATGATGATTTCGGTTTTAGAAGAAAGGAACTTTCCTGTAAAAGAAATAAGGTTTTTTGCCTCTTCTAAGTCTAAAGGATTGAGACTTCCTTTTAAAGGTGAGGAGATACCCGTTGAGGTTTTAGAAGAAACTAAAAGTTTTAAAGGGATAGACATCGCTCTTTTTTCAGCAGGAGCCCAAAGAAGTTTAGATTTTGCCCCGCTTTTTGCAAGAGATGGTGCAGTGGTTATTGATAACTCAAGTGCTTGGAGGATGGACCCTGAGGTTCCTTTGGTAGTGCCAGAAGTAAATCCTCATGCGGTAGCCCAATATAAAAATAAAGGTATAATTGCCAACCCTAATTGTTCTACTATCCAAATGGTAGTAGCCTTAAAACCTTTACACGACTACGGTAAAATTAAAAGAATAGTAGTAAGCACCTATCAATCGGTTTCTGGAGCAGGACAAAAGGCTATTGCTGAGCTCGAGGCTCAAGTTAAGGCTTGGTGCAGTGGAGAACCTATGCCAGAACCTAAGCATTTACCTCAGTTTATCGCTTTTAACTGCATTCCTCAGATAGATGTTTTCCTTCCTAACAGATATACCAAAGAAGAGATGAAAATGGTAGAAGAAACTAAAAAAATTATGGAAGACGAGAGTATTAGAGTAACCGCCACCACAGTGCGAGTGCCTGTGTTTTACGGACATGCTGAATCTGTAAACATAGAAACAGAAAAGAAAATTAACGTAGAAAAGGCTATAGAACTTTTAGAAAAAGCACCTGGTGTATTGGTGTTTGACAATCCAGAAAAGAAGGTTTATCCCCTTCAGATAGAGGTTGCAGGAAGAGATGAGGTGTTTGTAGGAAGGATTAGAGAAGATTTTTCTGTAGAAAACGGACTAAATCTGTGGATTGTAGCAGACAACCTAAGAAAAGGGGCTGCTACCAATGCCGTTCAAATAGCGGAATTATTGATTAAACACTATCTTTAA
- a CDS encoding RNA methyltransferase, protein MKKLEGEEILKKWRQNRLNSRFPLVAVLDNIRSAYNVGSMFRTAECAYLSKLILCGITAYPPNSKLEKTALGTTKTMPWEYFGDTYQAVKHLKNLGYKIAALEITDSSLPIQKIGLSDFPLALVIGNEVTGVDERVLEEADMILEIPLYGEKESLNVAIAFGVAIFLLIEKLRKTC, encoded by the coding sequence ATGAAAAAATTAGAAGGTGAAGAAATCTTAAAAAAATGGCGTCAAAACCGTCTTAATAGTAGATTTCCTTTGGTAGCTGTGCTTGACAACATAAGGAGTGCCTACAACGTAGGGTCTATGTTTAGAACAGCAGAATGTGCTTACCTTTCTAAACTTATTTTATGCGGTATTACTGCTTATCCTCCTAACTCCAAACTTGAAAAAACAGCCTTAGGAACCACTAAAACCATGCCTTGGGAGTATTTTGGGGACACCTATCAAGCAGTAAAACATTTAAAAAATCTTGGATATAAAATAGCAGCTTTAGAAATTACCGACAGTAGTCTGCCTATTCAAAAAATTGGTTTATCTGATTTTCCCTTAGCTTTGGTTATAGGAAATGAGGTTACCGGAGTCGATGAAAGGGTGCTTGAAGAAGCGGATATGATTTTAGAAATTCCCCTTTATGGAGAAAAAGAATCATTAAACGTAGCCATAGCCTTTGGGGTAGCTATCTTTCTTCTTATAGAAAAATTACGAAAAACATGCTAA
- the sfsA gene encoding DNA/RNA nuclease SfsA produces the protein MLKITYPFCFDKIPAFFIDRVNRFVVKIKIKNGFSSKDRIYLAYLPNPGRLWELLLEGTELLLVPNTGEAKLPYTVLACKKGKNYVLLHTHLTNQVISTLITQQKIAFYREFEVEKTEPSYADGRFDLLLRNLISQERRVLEIKTCTLFGKKIAMFPDAETKRGQKHLLELLNLSQEGYQAEMLFVVMNPDIEYFLPAYHIDFGFAETFLKVKNQISLRAVALGWDEGFTEVKEVKHVNIPFNLLEKELKDQGTYLLVFKIDRWVNLSTNQKNFTIKPGFYVYVGSAMQGLEARIKRHLRKHKKPHWHIDYLLAQATAILPIPIRASEKLECAIASDLFKLSEEVVSGFGSTDCRCLSHLFCFSSSPLKNSAFQDLIIKYRIDRLCSYLK, from the coding sequence ATGCTAAAAATAACCTATCCTTTTTGTTTTGATAAAATCCCTGCTTTTTTCATAGATAGAGTTAACCGATTTGTAGTTAAAATCAAAATAAAAAATGGATTTAGCTCTAAAGATAGAATTTATCTTGCCTATTTACCCAATCCTGGAAGGCTTTGGGAGTTGCTTTTAGAAGGAACAGAGCTTTTGTTAGTGCCTAATACAGGGGAGGCTAAACTTCCGTATACAGTCTTAGCCTGCAAAAAAGGAAAAAACTATGTGCTTCTTCACACCCATCTAACCAACCAAGTAATTTCAACCCTTATAACCCAACAAAAGATAGCCTTTTATAGAGAATTTGAGGTAGAAAAGACAGAACCATCTTATGCTGATGGAAGGTTTGACCTTCTTTTAAGAAATCTAATCTCTCAGGAAAGAAGGGTCTTAGAAATAAAAACCTGTACCCTCTTTGGTAAAAAAATCGCTATGTTTCCTGACGCAGAGACCAAAAGAGGCCAAAAACACCTTTTAGAGCTTTTAAACCTTTCTCAAGAGGGCTATCAAGCCGAGATGCTTTTTGTGGTTATGAATCCAGACATAGAATACTTTCTTCCTGCCTATCATATAGATTTTGGTTTTGCAGAAACCTTTTTAAAGGTTAAAAACCAGATAAGTTTAAGGGCTGTTGCCTTAGGTTGGGATGAAGGGTTTACTGAGGTAAAAGAAGTAAAACATGTTAACATTCCTTTTAACCTTTTAGAAAAGGAACTTAAAGACCAAGGAACCTATCTTCTGGTTTTTAAGATAGATAGATGGGTAAACCTTTCAACTAACCAAAAAAATTTTACGATTAAACCAGGTTTTTATGTATATGTTGGCTCTGCTATGCAAGGGCTTGAAGCAAGGATTAAAAGACATTTGAGAAAGCACAAAAAACCTCATTGGCACATAGACTATCTCTTAGCCCAAGCAACGGCTATCCTTCCTATCCCTATCCGTGCCTCTGAAAAACTTGAATGTGCTATTGCCTCTGACCTTTTTAAACTGTCGGAAGAAGTTGTATCTGGTTTTGGTTCAACCGATTGTCGTTGTCTTTCTCATCTGTTCTGTTTTTCTTCTTCCCCTTTAAAAAACTCTGCTTTCCAAGATTTGATAATAAAATACCGGATAGACAGACTATGTTCTTACCTAAAATAG